Genomic segment of Octadecabacter arcticus 238:
TGTAGAAATGCAGGGGAATCGCGTTTGGAACTGAGTGAGTAAAGGATTGCTCTTGCAGGTGATGGCGGGATGGATTCTGGATGGGTGGTTGTTCTCATCGGGTGCTCATCGCCATGCATATTTTTCTATCCGCCTTCGACGAAGTTCCTGATCCGCGCGCCAGTAACGTGCGCCACGACCTTGGTGAACTGCTCGTTATCGCCTTCGTGTCGGTCTTATGTGGATCGACCTCCTGCGCCGAGATGGCCGCATTTGGCCGTGCAAAAGAGAGCTTTTTCAGGAACTTCCTGAAACTCAAGCATGCCATTCCATCGCATGATACCTTCTCGGAGGTCTTCCGGATCATCGACCCGAAGGCACTCGATGCGGCCTTCAGTAAGGTACTTGCAGATGTGGCCAAGCTCCTCAAAGACGGTGATATCATCGCGATTGACGGCAAAGCGTTACGGGGTGCGCGCGACCCGGGCGAAAGCGCACGGACCCGCATGATGGTCTCAGCCTATGCCTCGCGGCTGCGCCTGACGTTGGCGACAGTACCTGCCGATCGAGGCACAGAACTCAGCGCGGCCATAGAGGCGCTTGGGTTGATCGATCTGCGGGGCAAGGTGGTCACCGGTGATGCATTACATTGCAACCGCCGCACGGTTGCCGCAATCAACGCAGGCGGCGGTGATTGGTGCCTCGCCCTCAAGGGTAACCAGGAATCCCTGTTGTCTGACGCCCGTGGATGTTTCAGCAAGGGGCACAAAAGCGATCCAACAGCCGTTACGGAAAATACCGGCCATGGAAGAAAAGAAACCCGTAAGGCGGTCGTGGTATCGGCTAAGGCATTGGCAGAATACCACGAATTCCCTGGCCTCAAGGGGTTCGGTCGCATCGAGGCGACCAGAGAGACGGGCGGAAAGGTGACCTCAGAGACCCGCTACTTCGCGCTGTCTTGGGTTCCCACACCTGAGGTGCTGTTGGCCGCTGTCCGCGACCATTGGGCCATCGAAAATGCCCTTCATTGGCAGTTGGATGTGTCTTTCCGCGAGGACGCCGCACGCAATCGGAAAGACAACGGTCCCGGCAACATCGCCGTTCTACGTCGCCGCGCACTCGACGTCCTCCGGCGTGACACATCCAAGGGCTCTCTCTCCATAAAAATCAAACGTGCAGGCTGGGACACCACCTTCTTACGCAGCATTCTCAGTGACTTGGCAACAACATGAGCCAAACGCGATTGCCCTGTGTAGAAATGGAGGACTCTGCTTCTAATGTTCTTACTTGAAATTACCTTATTAAGCATGTGTTATAATTCAATAAATTCAATAAATTCAATACATAGAACAATCATATAAGTATGAGGCTGTTACATATTTTTATCTAACTAGAAATGATCTTCATCATCTAATAAGCTATCAAATTCATCATATTCATAAATTATATCACATTCAGATTTTTTAACACTTACTATTGGCTGAGTAGGATAATGACTAGGGATTTCAGCTAAGTAGGATTCTTGTCCATACCTTGTAATATCCATATCAAACACAAAACCAAGTGAGTGAAATAAGTTTTCTTGTAGGTATGCTACTTGAAAACCACAATCTCTCTAAACTTTCTGATCTCTATAAAGATAGAAATAATTTTCAGCTCGTTGGCATGAATAACCTTTGATGGACCGACTGAACGACTACCGGCTGACGCCGGTAGGTTCCCTTTTTGAATGTAATTCAAGATACTGAAGTATGACAGCGTCAGTGACATTGCCGCTAGTTGTTGAGAAAAATCCGCGAGCCCAAAACCGCTGGCCCCAGTACCGTTTGCGCAGTTCGGGAAACTCGCGCTGTATCTTATAAGACGAGCGTCCCTTGATCCGCATCATCACCTTTGACAATGCTATCTGAGGCGGGACCGATATGAACATGTGGACGTGATCGGTCGACAATACGCCCTTCTCAATATGCACGCCAAGTTCTTGGCATGTTTGGATAATGATTTCACGGATACGCTCACGCATCTCACCGCGCATAACTTTGTATCGGTATTTTGTTGTCCAGACGACGTGAAACCGGTGATAAAATTTGGTATGGCTTCCTGTGGAATAGATCATAATCTTCCCTCTCATTTTTAAGACCCTTACTGCTTCGCGGGGTCTTAAAAATGAGAGGGAAGATTATAGTACATTACGCTAAAGCGGACCGGCTGGAAGCCGGTGGCTTTAATCCCGTTTGTGGAAAGTAAACCGTTCGTAAATATCAGCACGTTTTTGGTCTGTTACATTAAACATGAACCAATTTTTGTTTACTCGAGTGATAAGCTTATTAGCGGCTGATACGAGTTTTCTATAAAGTACGATTGGTTTTGGAGTATCACCTTCAACAGTGAATACTTTGATGTATTCAATATCACCCATCCACTCGTCAGTATCTTCTTTGAACATAATAAGTGAGTTGTTGTCGTATTCTAAAACGTAATTATAACCTTCGTGATAAACCTGTTTCATCATTCATTCCCCTAAGGCTTATCCCCTTTGCTCCGGCGGCACCTGATGTAGTGCGAAGCGGCTTGCCAATCTAGAATGTTCTGGTATTGTTCCTCCCATGCCAGCCAGATGGAAAAACGACAAACCCATGTCCCGCCCCGCGTTCGACGCCAGGTTTTCTGATGAGGAAGCGTGTTCGCATTATCTGGTGGAACATCGTTGGCCTGAGGGCTTCGTCTGTCCTTCCTGTGGCACCTGCAAGGGCTGGCCGTTAAAGCGAAATCGCGCGACTTGGGAATGTGCCGGTTGCGCACGGCAGACATCCGTGACGGCTGGCACGGTAATGCACAGCAGCCATTTGCCGTTGCGAATTTGGTGTCTTGCCGCGCACATCATCACCAGCCTGAACTTCGTCCCTGTTGCCGGACATTGGGGTACTTTACCCCAGTCCGTGAAAGGGGCACCAAATGGGACAACATCGACGCAATTATACAGACGATTATAAGGCAGCTGCAGTTGAGCGGTTATATGAGCCTGGTGCGACGCAAGGCAGCGTTGCCAAGGAGCTTGGGATCACTGGGACGCAGCTGAAGACGTGGCGCTTGGAAATTGAGGCGTTTGGCTCAGTTGAAGCCAAACGGCGTCAGCAGGCGGATGCGGCTGAATTGCTCCGCCTTCGCAAAGACAACAAGCGGCTTGCTGAGGAAGTGGAGATTTTGCACAAAGCATCCGCTTTTTTCGCGGCGCGGGCGGTGAAACCATGACGAACAAGCGTGCTTTCGTCACCGCCCATAAAGCTCAATACGCGGTTTCAATATTATGCCGTCTTCTAGAGATATCCCGGGGCTGGTTCTACGGGTTCCCAGCCAGTCAGCCTGCACGTGATCAGCGTCAAGCTAATCGCGACGCTCGGGATCAGGCGTTGCTTCCCAAGATAAAAACCTTGGCTCTTCTCCGCTTTGTTGAGTTATTCTAGGATTTCAAATAGAACATAGATTGATTATCTGGGATGGATGATTGTCTAATTTTGAGTTTGAAGTATTCGGTATCCCTGATGCCCCTGGCTCGTTTGCGGATCATTCCTATACTGACATTACCAGCCTCTATCCTGGCGCTTGTCAGCTTGTGTTTCGCGTAGTTGCATATGCCCACACAATGTTTTCTTAGGGATTTTGCGAACTTTTTCAGATAGAGCATGTGTGACTGATCTGCGATCAGGCACCAATTTTCCAGTTGCTCTGACATCCCCTCAAATGATGGGGCGCTCCACAGAGCCTGAAGCTGTTCTTTTAAGACGTAAAGCGTATTCAGGTTGCTATTGCTCTCCAGCAACGTTTGCAGCTTGTTACTTTGTTTTTCATTCAACTTATCCGCATTTTTGAGCAACAGATAATGCGTGCCCTTCATCAACTCTTTACCACTTGGATCGGCCTTCCTGAACTCAAGGCGACGCTGATTATGGATAGCCTTGCTGTAGTTTTTCATGACGTGGAAACGGTCAAATACGATGTCGGCCATCGGCAAGGACTCCCTGACAGCCTTTTGGTAGGCAGGCCCCATATCCATCGACACGGCCTTTATTTTATGGGCTGTATCTGGCCGCAGCTGTTTCAAAAACCTTGAAAAAACTTCGGCAGTTCGACCGGCTTCCACCCAGATCAGATGCCCTCCGACCATATCGTAGACCACCGTCATATAGTCATGACCTTTCGCCCGGGCCACTTCATCGACACCAATGTATTCCAAGCCAGCAAGCTGTGCGGGATCAAGCGCAGGGAGCGTTTCCATCAGGTATGCCTTGTCGATATTCTTTACCGTCTCCCATCGTATACCTAAATGCCTGGAGACAGCCAGAATGGATAAATGACGGCACAATCCACTGATAAGATGGCAAAATCGATGGGTGAAACGGCACCCTTTATCAACAAAAGGACACGCCTCAATGCGGCGCTCACCCTTGCTAATAAAAACCTGCGCTAGCTCAATCTCAATCACACAAGGATACCCAAAAAACGGGATGTCGTTTACTTGTCGGCGAATATGTTGGTTGATGCTACCCTTCTTGCCGGTTGCAGGGTCTATAGCGCTCCTGCGGGCATCCCGACTGCACTGAACAATAACCTTCGCACCGTCTTCAGCCAGCTCAATTTCATTTACACGTTGCCCCTTCAGGCGTAAAATATGTTGCGAGATGTCGATGGTCATATACCTGCCCTATGTAAAGTTGTCAGAAACCTAACATATCAACAGGTTACTTGATGGTCAGCATCTTTTCTTACTCAACAAAGCGGAGAAGAGCCAAAACCTTCTTCAAGGCCAGTAAGAAATGTTATGGATCAAAGCGTATTCACCAAGACTTACTGGCGGATAGTGAGGTCGTCTCCGAGCGCCGTGTTGCGAGAATAATGAAGGAACACAAGGTGTCCCCGCTTCTTCGCAAGCGTAGAAAGCCAATCACAACGGACAGCAATCATAAGCTGAAGCCATCCCCAAACTTGTTGGAACAGAAATTCCACAGCCAGACGCCTAATGCCGTTTGGCTGGCGGATATCACCTATATCGACACGGACGAAGGCTGGCTTTATCTGGCTGGCGTGAAGGACATGGCCACGCGTGAGATCGTCGGTTGGGCGATGGAGGATCACATGCGTGCGGAGCTTTGCTGCGCCGCCCTCGAGATGGCTCTGGGACGCAGAGGCCCGGTTCCGGGATTGATACACCACTCCGATAGGGGCGGCCAATATGCTGGCGGGGACTATCGCAAGCTGATCAAAAAGGCGAAACTCACTCAATCCATGAGCCGCAAGGGCCAATGCCTCGACAATGCGCCGATGGAAAGCTTCTTTGCTTCATTGAAAAAGGAGATGGTTCACCAGCGGCGCTTTAGAACACACGCTGAGGCCAAGGCCGCCATCTTCGAATACATTGAGGTCTTCTACAACCGCCAGCGCCGTCATTCAGGCGTCGGCTACAAAACGCCAAAACAGGCTTTCGAAGATATGACTTGGAAAATGGCAGCATAGGGTCAATAAGCAAACTGTCCGGAAAACGGGACGAAGTTCAAAGGGCTGCCTGTCACGCGATGGCATGCTGCACATGATGTTCAAACTGGGGCAATGTGCTGAGCAAAATTGGAGGAAGCTACGCGGCTTTGACTACCTCGCAAAAGTCATCACAGGCGTCACGTTCAAAGACGGAATCGAAACCACAAACCCCGACCAGATCACCGCATGACCAACAATACTCAAACACCAGATTTGACAATAACTCCCTCTAAAAGTTCAGCTTCCCTAAAGCGAAGATCATGTCTTACTAATTCAATGATCTGATCCAGTTTAGAAGGATCATTCTTGAAGCTTTTTGATGGATCAAACTGCGCATCAGCTGTTCCATTATTACCAATCGCAATTCCCTCACCAAAGGCGAATATATCCCATAATTTGCTTTGTTCTAATAAAAAACCTTCAACACGCTTACGAATCTCAAGCGACTCAAGACCTTGGGGCTTTTTCCCAACGGTTGAATATAACTCTCGTGTTTTCTGTAATTTGTGCTTTAGCTCAGATGCTTTTGTCTTGTTTGTCATAATCCTAAAGAGCAACAGCTACGTGGATGCCGTCAAGGCTGATTGCGGATAAATAAAATTACAGGATTACTCTTGGTTTCTTCAAAATATTGTAACTCCCAAGCACCCCAGCCGATAACGGGTTTTTGTCAGTTTTGATGTGAGTCTCCTTGGCTATTACAGGGGAATCGCGTTTGGAACTGAGTGAGTAAAGGATTGCTCTTGCAGGTGATGGCGGGATGGATTCTGGATGGGTGGTTGTTCTCATTGGGTGCTCATCGCCATGCATATTTTTCTATCCGCCTTCGACGAAGTTCCTGATCCGCGCGCCAGTAACGTGCGCCACGACCTTGGTGAACTGCTCGTTATCGCCTTCGTGTCGGTCTTATGTGGATCGACCTCCTGCGCCGAGATGGCCGCATTTGGCCGTGCAAAAGAGAGCCTTTTCAGGAACTTCCTGAAACTCAAGCATGCCATTCCATCGCATGATACCTTCTCGGAGGTCTTCCGGATCATCGACCCGAAGGCACTCGATGCGGCCTTCAGTAAGGTACTTGCCGATGTGACCAAGCTCCTCAAAGACGGTGATATCATCGCGATTGACGGCAAAGCGTTACGGGGTGCGCGCGACCCGGGCGAAAGCGCACGGACCCGCATGATGGTCTCAGCCTATGCCTCGCGGCTGCGCCTGACGTTGGCGACAGTACCTGCCGACCGAGGCACAGAACTCAGCGCGGCCATAGAGGCGCTTGGGTTGATCGATCTGCGGGGCAAGGTGGTCACCGGTGATGCATTACATTGCAACCGCCGCACGGTTGCCGCAATCAACGCAGGCGGCGGTGATTGGTGCCTCGCACTCAAGGGTAACCAGGAATCCCTGTTGTCTGACGCCCGTGGATGTTTCAGCAAGGGGCACAAAAGCGATCCAACAGCCGTTACGGAAAATACCGGCCATGGAAGAAAAGAAACCCGTAAGGCGGTCGTGGTATCGGCTAAGGCATTGGCAGAATACCACGAATTCCCTGGCCTCAAGGGGTTCGGTCGCATCGAGGCGACCAGAGAGACGGGCGGAAAGGTGACCTCAGAGACCCGCTACTTCGCGCTGTCTTGGGTTCCCACACCTGAGGTGCTGCTGGCCGCTGTCCGCGACCATTGGGCCATCGAAAATGCCCTTCATTGGCAGTTGGATGTGTCTTTCCGCGAGGACGCCGCACGCAATCGGAAAGACAACGGTCCCGGCAACATCGCCGTTCTACGTCGCCGCGCACTCGACGTCCTCCGGCGTGACACATCCAAGGGCTCTCTCTCCATAAAAATCAAACGTGCAGGCTGGGACACCACCTTCTTACGCAGCATTCTCAGTGACTTGGCAACAACATGAGCCAAACGCGATTGCCCTGTTGGCCATTAGGCGCATGAATTTTCTGTTGTGGTCTGAATTTCGTGGCGCTGTGACGATTTCTCTGAATCATTGGTGGAATGGACCAAGTTACTGCTCTTGAACAACTCCTTGCCACGGCTCTGCGCAGGATCGCCGAGTTGGAAGCCGCGTTGGCGAGCATGGCGCAAGAGAATGCGGATCTGCGGCGTCAGTTGGCCAAGAACAGCAGTAATAGCAGCAAGCCGCCTTCGAGTGATGGGTTGAAGAAGCCGGTACCGCGTAGCCTGCGTGGTAAGTCCGGTAAGAAAAGTGGTGGCTAAGTTGGCCACCGAGGCGACACCCTACGTCAGACAGCAACGCCTGACTTTGTGGAGCGACATGAGGCTGAGGCCTGTGGCACCTGTCAGCATGGCTTGACGGCTGGGATGATCAAGGCGGTGGAGAGGCGTCAGGTTTATGACATACCGGTGCCGCGTCTGGAGGTCACAGAGCATCAGGCAGCGATTTATTGTTGTGGCCATTGCCGAGCCACGACGACAGCCACCTTTCCCGATGGCGTGAATGCACACGTGCAATACGGTAAGCGCATTCGGGCGGCGGCGGTCTACTGCAATGTTCAGCAGCTGATCCCCGAGGATCGGGTCTGCCAACTCCTGCGTGATTTGTTTGGTGCCACCAGCCTATGCGCGGCCAGCGTGACCAACTGGGTGAACGGCACAGCGCGTACCTTGGGTGGCGTCGTCGAACACATTCTGGCCCGGCTCAATGAAGGCGGCGTTCGGCATCTGGATGAGACCGGACTTCGTGTTGCTGGTAAGCTGCACTGGCTGCACTCAATCAGCGATCTCGCCTTCACGCATTATCGCATCAGCGCCAAGCGCGGTGCTGTTCCATCCTTCCTGACCGGCGGGACAATTGTTCATGACCACTGGAAGTCCTATTACGCCCATATGAGTGGGGTGGACGCGCACGCCCTGTGCGGGGCGCATCATTTACGGGAACTCAAGGCCATCGAAGAAATCGAAAAGGAGCCGTGGGCGTGCGCGATGAGCGTGCTGCTCAACAGCGCCAATCAGCTCAAGTGCGCGGCTCAGGGGCGAGGCGAGACCGAACTCCCCACGTCGGTTCACCACGGCATCCTCACCAAATACATGGCGATCCTCACCGAGGGCCTCGCCTTCCATGAGCGACAAGACCCACTGGCTAGACGCACTGGTGCGCGAGGCCGAAAAGCCAGGCGGCCAGGCCATAACCTTCTGGTCCGCTTGCGCGACTACCGTGATGACGTCCTAAGGTTCCTTACGGATTTCACAGTTCCCTTCACCAACAATCAGGCCTGCCGGAACGTATCAACGACTTTGAGACAGTGGCTTTTGGACTTTAGGCTTGGGTTTCTTCGGTTGGTTTTGGTGGGTTGATCCAGACGGCGGTCGGGATTTGAGGCGGTTTTGGTGGTTTGTGTACGAAGCGTTCGGGCGTGGCGAGGAATGCCGCGTCTAGTGTTGCTTGTCGCGCGGTGTAGATTTCTTGGGCCTGCCCAAAATGGATTTGGTCGGGCGTCATCAGACCAATCCCGGCGTGATGATGGTCTTGGTTATACCATGCAAAGAACCTGCGGCAGAATGCGCGAGCCTGCTCGATGGTTTCAAAGTTCTTGGGGAACTCTGGCTGATATTTCAGTGTTTTGAAGTGGGCTTCGGAGAACGGGTTGTCGTTTGAGGTGTGGGGCCGACTGTGGGACTTGAGCACACCAAGATCAACCAGCATCAGGGCTGTCGTCTTTGCCTTCATGGGCCCACCGCGATCTGCATGCAATGTCAGCTGATCGCGTGGAACCTCGTGTTTTTCCATCGCGTCGATGAACAGCTCTTTGAACTGGCTGGCGCTCTCCGCGTGCTCGACGCGCCAGCCAACAACGCGGCGGCTGAAGATGTCGAGGATGACATAGAGATAGAAGTAGGACCATTTCACCGGGCCCCTCAGCTTGGTGATGTCCCAAGACCAGACCTGATTGGGGGCTTCAGCTAGAAGTTCAGGCTTTTGATAGACGGGATGTGTGCGCTGTCGGCGGCGTTCGCCAACTTCGCCCTGCGCGGCCAATATCCGATACATCGTGCGGATTGAACACAGATAGGTGCCTTCATCCAGCAAGGTGGCAAAGACCTCTGTGGGCGTCTGATCCGCAAAGCGGGGTTCGCGCAGGTGGTGCAATACCTGGTCTCTTTCCCTTTCCGGCAGAGCCCGCGAAGACGCTGCGCGCGGTGGGCGTGTGCGTGGTGGTGCCGTCAGCGCCGCACGCTGTCGAAGAACGCTCGCGCGCGATAATGATAGCGCGGCGCAGACAGCCGAGGTCAAGCCGCTGCCGGTGGGCAATGCAATCGCGACGGCCATCATGATTTGCCGCTGCGCTCTTGCGTCTGCTCCATCTCGTCCAGAAGTCCCACCACTTTTTTTTGGATGGCAATGATGGCTTCCGCCTGATCCAGACGGCGCCGCAAGGCTGTCACCTCACGGTTGGCCTTGGCCAGCTCAGCTTGCAATGGATTGGCAGGTGCCTTTTGTGGGCCACGGCGCATTGGCTGCAATGCACCCAATGTGCCGGCCGCCCGCGCACGGCGCCAATCGGTCAGTGCAGAGGAATAAAGCCCCTCCCGCCGTAGAATGGCGGAAACCCCGCCAGTGTCTGCCACTTGGTCCGTCTCATCCAGAATGCGCAGTTTGTATTTGGCTGTGAAGTTGCGTCGCTTCGGGATGCTCGTCAGTTCCGCTGTGGGAGCCAACGGCGCATTAACAACGCGGGGAGGCGACGTTGGGGCAAAAACGGCTCCAGATCCAGCATCTGGCGAAAGTGGTGATTGTGAAGGCATAACCATGGGTTCGTTCTCCTACGCCCTCAAGTGTAAACTTTAGCCAGTCAATTGTCTCACGCTTATTGGCACGGAGGGCACATGGGGACGCATGCAGTGACCACGTGTTCAAGTCATTGTTTTAATGAAATAAAATATGACTTAATAGCAAAGGCTCAGGAAGAATCCTGTAAGGTCCACAAAATCCATGAACAACATGGCGCAACAAAAAACACGCCGCTCAGTTTCTTTCTACTTTAGAGACCTATACCTTCCCCCGCATGGGCAGCCTCAAGGTATCAGAAGTCACAACGGCGGACGGGCTTGCCATGCTGCAACCAATCTGGCTTGCAAAGCCCGAAACTGCCAAACGGGTTCGCCAACGTATCCGCACGGTCATGCAGTGGGCTGTTGCGAACGGCTGGAGGCAGGACAACCCAGCGGGAGCGATTTCGCAAGCATTGCCCAAACAGAAACAACCCGTGAAACACCGCAAATCGGTAATGTGCAACTGAAGCGATCTTATCCAGTCCTGATTTGGTTTGTGGGGGTTGTTGTGGGGGTCAATTTACTTGTTTAAGAATTATCACATACAAATCAAGTAGTTGCCATATTTAATGGCGGATCGACAGGGATTCGAACCCTGGAGACGGTCTCCCGCCTACACACTTTCCAGGCGTGCGCCTTCGACCACTCGGCCACCGATCCGTTGGCGCGGTTTATCCAACAAATGACATGCTTTGCAAGAGGCGTTTGACACTTTCGGCCTAGTTTTTACGCGTGCTCAAAAGCAGCGCCGCAATCAGTGCTTCACCCAAGGCTGCCATCAGGATCATTGGCGTGGCAATGCCTTGCATCAGAGCGATCAATCCGGTGATGCAAACGCCTGCAAACATAGCCGCAACACCGAGGGCGACAGCGTCGCGCAATGCACTGCGCGGCGCACTGGAGGCGGCCCACAGGATGATCATCGCAGCAAGAAACATAGGGGCTGCGCGGCGGGTCATGAATTGCGCGCTGACATTCGTCTCAACCCCGTAAAGCGGCAAGTATACTTGCGGAGCAAACAAAAAAATCGCGAAAAGCACGGCGCGCACGGCAGCGACGAGGCGGGAAATCAGTTGAAATGTCATGTGTCTATATGCAAGTAAACGCGTCGGTTCTGCTTGCCTTTTTTCTCGACCTTACCAAAACGGATTCGGCCTATTTCAGAAGTGTTGCGCACGTGGGTACCACCGCAGGGTTGATAATCGGCGGTGTTTTCAGCTGCACCTATACGCACCATACGAATACGCCCTGCCCCTTTGGGCGGTGCCACGGACATGGTTTTCACCAGTTCCGGATTTGCAGCCAGTTCGCTTTCGTCGATCCACTCGGTCGAGATGTCAAAGTGGCAATCGATCAGCTCATTGAGGGTGTTTTCAAGTGCGGCCTTATCTGCGATCGCGTCGGGCATATCGAAATCAAGACGGCCCTTTTCAGCGCCGATTGACCCACCGGTCACAGGCAGCGGGATCACGACAGACAGCAAATGCAGCGCGGTGTGTACGCGCATGTGGCGATGTCGGCGTTCCCAGTTTAGCGACTGCGACACCTTCGTGCCGACAGCAGGAAGCGCGTTAGGTTCGGCGGGGACCAGTATTATCGTGCCACCCGCGCCCTTGACCGCTGTTGCGATGTCTATGGCACCACCTTGCCATGTCAGCGTGCCACTGTCGCCCGGTTGCCCGCCACTGGTCGCATAGAAAATTGAAGCGTCCAGAATAATCCCGCCCTCATCGGTCACCGCGAAAACCCGCGCATCAGCGTCGCGCAGGTAGGCGTCGTCAATAAACATCGGCTTGGTCATGACGTTACATCGTCCTTAGGTGGCTCATCTTTCGGCGACTCATCAGATGGCGTTTGCGCTGGACGCTTGCCACTAAAATCCAACACTTCTGGATTGCGCAGCCAGATATCGCGTTGACCGAACGGAATTTCGATGCCTTCCGCAACAAAGCGCTTGGCGATGGCGTGGTTCATGTCAGATTTGACATGCATCACATAATTGACGTCACGCAGGATGGCGCGAATTTGAAAATCGAGGCTGTCGGCCCCGAAGCCGATAAACATCACCGCAGGCGGCGGGTTCATGACCACCATCGGATGCGCCTCCGCGATTTCACGCAGGATACTTGTGACCCATTCGGTGTCGGTACCATAGGCCACGCCGACGGGCACAATCGCGCGTCCAACGCTGTTGCCACGGGTCCAGTTGATCACCTGATTGCTGATCAAATCGGCGTTCGGCACGATGACATCGGTGCGATCGAACGTTTCAATGCGGGTGGAACGCACAGAGATGTCACGCACATACCCCATCTGACCGCCAACCTCGATCCAGTCGCCTTGGCTGATCGGGCGTTCGATCAACAAAATGATGCCGCTGATAAAATTACTGACAATATTTTGCAGACCAAAACCAATGCCAACCGACAGCGCGCCTGCAACAATCGCAAGACCACTTAGATCAATCCCCGCCGTCGTGATTGCGATCAACGCCGCCAGAAAAATCCCGATGTAACCCAAACCCGATACAACTGCGTTTTGCCCACCAATATCCAACTTAGTGCGCGGCAATATGGTGGTGCGTAGTGCAGCTTGGGTCAGGCGTGTGATGGTGTAACCAAGAATGAACACCACCGCGAAAAATAGAAAATTGGACGGCGAAATCTTGGTTTCACCGATGTTGAAACCTTCGCGGAACCGCGCCCAAAGTTCAGTCAAATCAGTGACCTGCGCACCCCAGATCAGAGCTAGAACCGGCAAAGATACCAGCACCAACATGAACCCGATCAACACCGGCATCAGCGCATCCTGCGCCGAACTTTCCGACTTAGACAACAGCGTGTAGGCATCTACAGTCAAGCGCTGGAGCAACAACAGCAACGCCAATACGAAAACGGTCATCGCTGCCGGATAAGTGATGGAGTCAAATGCGTTCGAGTATCCAAGCGCCGCCAGTCCAATCCCGATAACGGCC
This window contains:
- a CDS encoding alanyl-tRNA editing protein; its protein translation is MTKPMFIDDAYLRDADARVFAVTDEGGIILDASIFYATSGGQPGDSGTLTWQGGAIDIATAVKGAGGTIILVPAEPNALPAVGTKVSQSLNWERRHRHMRVHTALHLLSVVIPLPVTGGSIGAEKGRLDFDMPDAIADKAALENTLNELIDCHFDISTEWIDESELAANPELVKTMSVAPPKGAGRIRMVRIGAAENTADYQPCGGTHVRNTSEIGRIRFGKVEKKGKQNRRVYLHIDT